One stretch of candidate division KSB1 bacterium DNA includes these proteins:
- a CDS encoding family 20 glycosylhydrolase, producing the protein MTQLNLMPWPAELTSGEGSFRLEQDFTIGLQAGSGLRAYAAATRALQRLAARTGLFFSQTVLSPENAPEAGSLTISCKRAGQLRLGEDESYVLQLEPGGIRLEAETDIGVVRGIETLLQLLAADGCGYYFPAVTINDRPRFSWRGLLIDACRHFMPVEVIKRNLDGMAAVKLNVLHWHLTEDQGFRVECHTFPKLHQLGSDGLYYTQAQIREVIAYAAERGIRVVPEFDMPGHATSWFVGYPELASAPGPYAIERRWGIMDPTMDPTREQTYRFVEKFFKEMCALFPDEYVHIGGDENNGRQWDANPAIQQFMRKHKIADNHALQAYFNRRVLGILSRYGKKMVGWDEIFHPELPTNIVIHSWRGREATIQSAQRGYMSILSNGYYIDLIQPTDFHYGNDPLPEDTPLTQEQQAFIVGGEATMWSEFVTAENVDSRIWPRTAAIAERLWSPRQVNDVADMYRRLEVISLLLEEHGLTHERNFEAMLRRLSGCQQVGPLRTLVEVLEPVKGYERGRRRAYTSFSPLTRVVDAARPDAPVARHFREAVRSFLQSRDPQTRAEVELHLRLWQGNHERLLPVIKASPILWEIEELSADLSRVAAIGLEALARLHEGRDSAEWQQKVLGELEQCRAPRAETELMIISAVEELVRACSSGEPKAGK; encoded by the coding sequence ATGACGCAACTCAATCTCATGCCTTGGCCGGCTGAGCTGACCTCCGGCGAAGGTTCATTCCGGCTTGAGCAGGATTTTACCATTGGTCTCCAGGCCGGGAGCGGGCTGCGCGCCTATGCCGCGGCCACCCGCGCCTTGCAACGCCTGGCTGCCCGCACAGGGCTCTTCTTTTCGCAGACAGTCCTCTCCCCCGAGAACGCGCCCGAGGCTGGCTCGCTGACCATTAGCTGCAAACGTGCCGGCCAGCTCCGCCTGGGCGAGGACGAGTCGTACGTCCTCCAGCTAGAGCCCGGCGGCATCCGCCTGGAGGCGGAAACCGACATCGGTGTGGTGCGCGGCATCGAGACCCTGCTCCAGCTCTTGGCTGCGGACGGGTGCGGCTACTACTTCCCGGCGGTGACCATCAACGACCGCCCGCGCTTCTCCTGGCGCGGCCTGCTCATCGACGCTTGCCGCCACTTTATGCCGGTGGAGGTGATCAAACGCAACCTCGACGGCATGGCTGCCGTGAAGCTCAACGTGCTGCACTGGCACCTGACCGAGGATCAGGGCTTCCGCGTGGAGTGCCACACATTCCCCAAGCTGCACCAGCTCGGCTCCGATGGCCTCTACTACACGCAGGCCCAAATCAGAGAGGTCATCGCCTATGCCGCCGAGCGGGGCATTCGCGTGGTGCCCGAATTCGACATGCCGGGACACGCCACGAGCTGGTTTGTGGGCTATCCGGAGTTGGCCAGTGCCCCAGGCCCTTACGCAATCGAGCGGCGCTGGGGCATCATGGACCCGACCATGGACCCGACTCGCGAGCAGACCTACAGGTTCGTGGAGAAATTCTTCAAGGAGATGTGCGCCCTGTTCCCGGACGAATACGTGCACATCGGCGGGGACGAGAACAACGGCCGGCAATGGGATGCCAACCCGGCCATCCAGCAATTCATGCGCAAGCACAAGATCGCCGATAACCACGCCCTGCAGGCATACTTCAACCGGCGCGTGCTGGGCATCCTCTCCCGCTATGGCAAAAAGATGGTGGGCTGGGACGAGATTTTTCATCCCGAACTGCCCACCAACATCGTCATCCACTCCTGGCGTGGTCGGGAAGCCACGATCCAATCGGCGCAACGCGGCTACATGAGCATCCTGTCCAACGGTTACTACATCGACCTCATCCAGCCAACCGATTTTCACTATGGCAACGACCCGCTTCCCGAGGACACTCCTCTGACCCAAGAACAGCAGGCGTTCATCGTGGGCGGCGAGGCCACCATGTGGTCAGAGTTCGTCACTGCGGAGAATGTGGATTCGCGCATCTGGCCGCGCACAGCCGCGATTGCCGAGAGGCTCTGGTCACCCCGCCAGGTCAACGACGTCGCTGACATGTACCGGCGCCTGGAGGTCATCAGTCTGCTTCTGGAAGAACATGGCCTCACCCATGAGAGGAACTTCGAGGCGATGCTTCGTCGCCTCAGCGGCTGCCAGCAAGTCGGCCCGTTGCGCACCCTGGTGGAGGTGCTGGAACCGGTGAAAGGCTACGAACGCGGCCGGCGCCGCGCCTACACCTCTTTCTCGCCCCTCACCCGTGTGGTCGACGCCGCCAGGCCAGATGCCCCAGTGGCGCGCCACTTCAGGGAGGCGGTGCGCTCTTTCCTGCAGAGCCGCGACCCCCAGACACGCGCCGAGGTGGAGCTGCACCTGCGGCTCTGGCAGGGAAACCATGAGCGGCTGCTGCCGGTCATCAAGGCTTCGCCGATCCTTTGGGAGATCGAGGAGCTGTCGGCTGACCTGAGCAGGGTCGCCGCCATCGGGCTGGAGGCTCTCGCCCGCCTGCACGAAGGACGGGATTCCGCCGAGTGGCAGCAGAAGGTGCTGGGCGAACTGGAGCAATGCCGCGCGCCCCGCGCCGAGACAGAGCTGATGATTATCAGCGCGGTGGAAGAGTTAGTCCGCGCGTGCAGCTCTGGTGAGCCGAAGGCAGGCAAATAG
- a CDS encoding 4Fe-4S binding protein — translation MARPIWFVELLKRGFTQRFRLARLSRLPGIGRLFDRLLFAGDDIIFLPRQRVIQVHQSVPVPEQTVLPAQVVHHFIDVAQYHWVMNFCICRAAAHCKDYPIELGCLFMGKPVLQINPRLGRLVTAAEAHAHVERCHQARLVHLIGRNRLDALWLGVHPGEELLTVCNCCPCCCLYRMLPMLAPHVSARFARMPGVAVEVSEACDACGACTDGVCFVGAISQRNGKAVISEACRGCGRCVELCPKGAIRLTVEHDALARSVAKVQAAVRL, via the coding sequence ATGGCGCGACCGATCTGGTTTGTGGAGCTCCTCAAGCGCGGGTTCACGCAGCGCTTCCGGCTGGCGAGGCTCTCGCGTCTGCCGGGCATTGGCCGTCTGTTTGACCGCTTGCTTTTCGCTGGTGACGACATCATCTTCCTCCCCCGGCAGCGGGTCATCCAGGTGCACCAGAGCGTGCCGGTGCCGGAGCAGACGGTGCTGCCGGCGCAGGTGGTGCACCACTTCATAGACGTCGCCCAGTATCACTGGGTAATGAACTTTTGCATCTGCCGCGCGGCAGCGCACTGCAAGGACTACCCCATCGAACTGGGTTGCCTGTTCATGGGCAAGCCGGTGCTGCAGATCAATCCGCGTCTGGGCAGGTTGGTGACTGCCGCAGAGGCGCATGCGCACGTGGAGCGCTGTCATCAGGCCCGCCTGGTGCACCTCATTGGCCGCAACCGCCTGGATGCCCTCTGGCTTGGCGTGCACCCTGGCGAGGAGCTGCTGACCGTGTGCAACTGCTGCCCCTGCTGTTGCCTTTACCGCATGCTGCCGATGTTGGCGCCGCACGTCTCTGCCCGCTTTGCCCGCATGCCGGGCGTGGCGGTGGAGGTCAGCGAGGCGTGCGATGCCTGTGGGGCGTGCACGGACGGAGTCTGCTTCGTGGGCGCCATCAGCCAACGGAACGGCAAAGCGGTTATCAGCGAGGCCTGTCGAGGCTGCGGCCGCTGCGTTGAGCTTTGCCCCAAGGGGGCCATTCGCCTCACTGTCGAGCACGATGCGCTTGCGCGCTCCGTGGCCAAGGTCCAGGCTGCCGTACGGCTGTAG
- a CDS encoding aldehyde dehydrogenase family protein yields MLTSINPTTGEVLAQVPPLSRNELCRTIEQVARAFPAWRDVPVEQRLAACRRLIRLITEQRESIARIIAMEQGKPVCEGLIAEVLPVLAALRYLTRQAPRLLRERHVPHELILLAHKRSSYRFAPYGVVAVIAPWNYPFSVPLPEIAAALVTGNTVVYKPAPNSILTGQKIDELLNQAGFPATAYATVFTTDQVAPALTSHPAVRKIVFTGSTRVGAKVMKNAADQVTPVLLELGSKDPAVVAADADLERAANGIVWGAMFTTGQVCASIERVYVERPIAEQFIAACVERVRRLRVGDPLRPETDIGPLTTAQQLATVTAHVEDALRKGAKVLVGGTRLGSTGFFYAPTVLTNVKHSMAVMTEETFGPVLPIMVVASIDEAIRLANDSPYGLSAYGWTRSKRTAQRLMRELEAGTVMINESTVTWGEPSAPWGGFKRSGIGRTRASWGLLEMVRVKYASFEAGKKPDAPWWFPYDEDVRTLAKEAVPLLFASRPWQKVAPLFRLLRNGRFVRSAHWAATLRNLHKLF; encoded by the coding sequence ATGTTGACCTCCATCAACCCGACAACCGGCGAAGTACTGGCACAGGTACCTCCTCTTTCCCGAAATGAGCTGTGTCGCACCATCGAGCAGGTAGCGCGAGCCTTTCCTGCCTGGCGCGACGTACCTGTCGAGCAACGGCTGGCAGCCTGCCGCAGGCTTATTCGTCTCATCACCGAGCAGCGCGAGAGTATTGCGCGTATCATCGCCATGGAGCAGGGCAAGCCGGTCTGCGAGGGGCTGATCGCCGAAGTGTTGCCGGTGCTGGCGGCGCTGCGCTATTTGACCCGCCAAGCGCCACGCCTGTTGCGCGAACGGCACGTCCCTCACGAACTCATCCTGCTGGCGCACAAACGCAGCAGCTACCGCTTTGCGCCCTATGGCGTGGTCGCGGTCATTGCGCCCTGGAACTACCCCTTCTCTGTGCCGCTCCCGGAGATTGCCGCCGCCTTGGTCACTGGCAACACAGTCGTTTACAAACCTGCGCCCAACAGCATCCTCACCGGGCAAAAGATCGATGAGTTGTTGAACCAGGCGGGGTTCCCGGCCACGGCATATGCCACGGTTTTCACCACCGACCAAGTGGCGCCGGCCCTTACCTCGCATCCGGCAGTGCGCAAAATCGTCTTCACCGGGAGCACGCGCGTGGGGGCAAAGGTCATGAAGAACGCCGCCGACCAGGTCACCCCGGTCTTGCTGGAACTTGGCAGCAAGGACCCGGCGGTGGTTGCAGCCGATGCGGACCTCGAGCGGGCGGCGAATGGCATCGTCTGGGGCGCGATGTTCACCACCGGCCAGGTGTGCGCCTCAATCGAGCGCGTGTATGTGGAGCGGCCCATTGCCGAGCAATTCATCGCCGCCTGCGTGGAAAGGGTGCGCAGGCTGCGGGTCGGAGACCCGCTGCGGCCAGAGACCGACATCGGGCCCTTGACCACCGCGCAGCAGTTGGCCACGGTGACGGCGCACGTGGAGGATGCGCTGCGCAAAGGTGCCAAAGTGCTGGTGGGTGGCACGCGCCTGGGGAGCACCGGCTTTTTCTATGCGCCGACGGTGCTGACCAATGTCAAGCACTCCATGGCAGTGATGACCGAGGAGACGTTCGGGCCGGTGCTGCCCATCATGGTGGTCGCTTCCATAGACGAAGCCATCCGCTTAGCTAACGACAGCCCCTACGGCCTCTCCGCCTACGGCTGGACGCGCAGCAAGAGAACGGCGCAGCGACTGATGCGCGAACTTGAGGCCGGCACGGTGATGATCAACGAGAGCACGGTGACCTGGGGCGAGCCGAGTGCACCCTGGGGCGGCTTCAAGAGGAGTGGCATCGGGCGAACGCGGGCCAGCTGGGGTCTTTTGGAGATGGTGCGGGTCAAATATGCCAGTTTTGAGGCCGGCAAGAAGCCAGACGCGCCCTGGTGGTTCCCGTATGACGAAGACGTGCGCACCCTGGCCAAGGAGGCGGTGCCGCTGCTGTTTGCCTCCCGCCCCTGGCAAAAGGTCGCCCCGCTCTTCCGGCTGCTGCGCAACGGGCGGTTTGTGCGCAGCGCCCACTGGGCGGCCACCCTGCGCAACCTCCACAAGCTCTTCTGA
- a CDS encoding prolyl oligopeptidase family serine peptidase: protein MNQRAEWKERTSGLLVAPLLWLITTGLFLLTPVTWAQDAPVKRPLCHSDYDSWKSIASPSLSPDGRWLCYIETPQDGDAELVVTHLHGPETYRQLVGYSGEGTEAHKAASAAFSWDSRHVAFLISPDKEKAKATKKANKKDKPKKKLAILSLSDGAMQTVEEVKSFTMPKEAASWIAYLHETKEAEEKKGDGEQGKEEKEQKKREKERTYGGQLVVQALADTTRKTVLQDVVDYRFTKDGRHLFYVVSSKEHPERDGAYFLHPGDTAGVPLMNGKGEYKHLTLNKEETQLAFLTDRFDQEAQEPTLVLAGCAVGAPKATVWVSHTVTPGFPEGMAVSDKSPLTFSDDGKVVMFGIKEIAKPAAKSDSLREEAKCDLWHWQDPYPQPEQKKMAKKVRENTWECVYHLERKRFVQLADKYLPDVELGRTGKVALAQNPWPYAARASYDAAYHDIYVINTTTAMRTLVREELRGGAQLSPEGRYVTWFDDGHWHCHDVARGVTRNLTATLGVSFAREEHDTPEPAPPYGSVGWSKGDRSFLVYDRYDLWELFPDGRPARSVTEGQGRAHKVAFRYVKLDPEEGAIDPAQPLLLKATDEETMAEGFYRDWLTREQPPAQLVMADRSFGTPSKAASAPVLLLTRAAFDEYPDLWVSDPSFEQLHKVTDLGRQMAPFLWGKAQLRTFRNADGVELKGVLITPGDFDPTRRYPLMVYIYERMHQTLHQFRHPGPGTSINPSYYASNGYLIWMPDIVYSTGFPGRDALKCVLPGIQMLVAEGYVDPQAIGIQGHSWGGYQVAYMVTQTDIFAAAEAGAPVCNMVSAYGGIRWESGKVRQFQYERTQSRIGASLWEAPLRFIENSPIFWADKVRTPLLILHNDNDGAVPWYQGIEYMMALRRLGKTAFMFNYNGEEHGLRKRVNQKDWTVRLAEFFDHYLKKAPAPAWLTDGIKAWHKEEEEKEGEGK, encoded by the coding sequence ATGAATCAGCGAGCCGAGTGGAAAGAACGGACTTCTGGCCTGTTGGTTGCGCCTCTTCTGTGGCTCATTACGACCGGCCTTTTCCTGCTCACACCGGTTACCTGGGCACAGGATGCACCGGTCAAGCGCCCTCTCTGCCACAGCGACTATGACTCGTGGAAGTCCATCGCCAGTCCCTCCCTCTCCCCCGATGGCCGTTGGCTCTGCTACATCGAGACGCCGCAAGACGGCGACGCCGAACTGGTGGTCACCCACCTCCACGGCCCGGAGACGTACCGGCAGCTCGTGGGCTACTCCGGCGAAGGGACTGAGGCGCACAAGGCCGCCTCTGCGGCTTTCAGCTGGGATTCCCGGCATGTGGCCTTTCTCATCTCTCCTGACAAGGAGAAGGCCAAAGCAACCAAGAAAGCCAACAAGAAAGACAAGCCCAAGAAGAAACTGGCCATTCTGAGCCTCTCCGACGGCGCGATGCAGACGGTCGAGGAAGTCAAGAGCTTTACCATGCCCAAAGAGGCAGCCAGTTGGATCGCTTACCTGCACGAAACGAAGGAAGCCGAGGAGAAGAAAGGCGACGGCGAGCAAGGGAAAGAGGAAAAGGAGCAGAAGAAGCGCGAGAAGGAGCGGACCTATGGCGGCCAGCTGGTGGTGCAGGCACTCGCCGACACCACGCGTAAGACCGTGCTGCAGGACGTGGTGGATTATCGCTTCACCAAGGACGGCCGCCACCTTTTCTACGTCGTCTCCAGCAAGGAGCACCCGGAGCGCGACGGGGCCTATTTCCTCCACCCCGGGGACACCGCGGGCGTGCCACTCATGAACGGCAAAGGAGAGTACAAGCACCTGACGCTGAACAAGGAGGAGACGCAACTGGCGTTTCTCACCGACAGGTTCGACCAGGAAGCGCAAGAGCCGACCTTGGTGTTGGCTGGCTGCGCGGTCGGCGCGCCGAAGGCCACCGTGTGGGTCTCTCACACTGTCACGCCGGGCTTTCCCGAGGGCATGGCGGTCAGCGACAAGTCACCGCTCACCTTCAGCGACGATGGCAAGGTGGTGATGTTCGGCATCAAAGAGATTGCCAAACCTGCCGCAAAGAGTGACTCGCTCCGCGAGGAGGCAAAGTGTGACCTCTGGCACTGGCAAGACCCTTACCCGCAGCCTGAGCAGAAGAAGATGGCCAAGAAGGTGCGGGAGAACACTTGGGAATGCGTCTATCACCTCGAGCGTAAGCGCTTTGTGCAGTTGGCCGACAAGTACCTGCCTGACGTGGAGTTGGGGCGCACGGGCAAGGTGGCCTTGGCGCAAAACCCGTGGCCCTACGCGGCCCGCGCCTCTTACGACGCCGCTTACCATGACATCTACGTGATCAATACGACAACTGCTATGCGCACGCTGGTGCGCGAGGAACTGCGCGGCGGGGCACAGCTCTCGCCAGAGGGCAGATACGTCACCTGGTTCGACGACGGCCACTGGCACTGTCACGACGTGGCGCGAGGCGTGACCCGCAATTTGACCGCCACACTGGGCGTCTCCTTTGCGCGGGAGGAACACGACACGCCAGAGCCAGCGCCGCCTTACGGCAGCGTCGGCTGGAGCAAAGGGGACCGCTCTTTCCTGGTTTACGACCGCTATGACCTCTGGGAGCTCTTTCCGGACGGACGGCCAGCGCGCTCAGTGACAGAGGGGCAGGGACGCGCGCACAAAGTGGCGTTCCGCTACGTTAAGCTCGACCCGGAAGAGGGGGCCATCGACCCGGCGCAACCGTTGCTCCTGAAGGCAACTGACGAGGAGACCATGGCGGAGGGGTTCTATCGCGATTGGCTCACGCGGGAGCAGCCCCCGGCGCAGCTGGTCATGGCCGACAGGAGCTTTGGCACGCCGAGCAAGGCTGCCTCCGCCCCCGTGCTTCTGCTCACCCGCGCCGCCTTTGACGAGTACCCGGACCTGTGGGTGAGTGACCCGTCTTTTGAGCAGCTCCACAAGGTGACTGACCTTGGCCGCCAGATGGCCCCTTTTCTGTGGGGGAAGGCCCAGCTCCGCACCTTTCGCAATGCCGACGGGGTTGAGCTCAAGGGTGTACTCATCACGCCCGGAGACTTTGACCCTACCCGTCGCTATCCGCTCATGGTGTACATTTACGAGCGGATGCATCAGACCCTGCACCAGTTCCGGCATCCCGGGCCTGGTACGTCCATCAACCCCAGCTACTACGCGAGCAACGGCTACCTCATCTGGATGCCGGACATCGTCTACTCGACCGGCTTTCCTGGCCGCGACGCCCTCAAGTGCGTGCTCCCGGGAATCCAGATGCTGGTAGCCGAAGGTTACGTGGACCCGCAGGCGATTGGCATCCAGGGCCACTCTTGGGGCGGCTACCAGGTGGCTTATATGGTCACGCAGACGGATATCTTCGCTGCTGCCGAGGCGGGGGCGCCGGTATGCAACATGGTGAGCGCCTATGGGGGCATCCGATGGGAGAGCGGCAAAGTGCGCCAGTTCCAGTACGAGCGCACCCAGAGCCGCATCGGCGCCAGCCTCTGGGAAGCGCCGCTGCGTTTCATCGAGAACTCGCCCATCTTCTGGGCAGACAAGGTGCGCACGCCGCTGCTCATACTCCACAACGACAACGATGGCGCAGTGCCCTGGTACCAGGGCATCGAGTACATGATGGCGCTGCGCCGCCTGGGCAAGACTGCATTCATGTTCAACTACAACGGCGAGGAGCATGGCCTGCGCAAGCGGGTGAACCAGAAGGACTGGACCGTGCGCCTGGCCGAGTTTTTTGACCACTACCTGAAGAAGGCCCCTGCCCCGGCCTGGCTTACCGACGGCATCAAGGCCTGGCACAAGGAGGAGGAAGAGAAAGAGGGAGAGGGAAAGTGA
- a CDS encoding GMC family oxidoreductase, whose product MTYDADFVVIGSGFGGSVAALRLAEKGYRVLVLESGQRFRAEDYASTNWQLWRWLYMPRLFFTGIQRLTLLRNVLVLSGAGVGGGSLVYCAVLFEPPDSFFRDPHWAELDPDWKATLAPFYAEAKRMLGVTVPPRLWQSDQLLRDYAGEIGREEHLRPAQVGIFFGEPGLTVPDPYFGGLGPPRAGCDAKARCMVGCKAGGKNSLDRNYLYLAERLGMRILPLTTATRIRALAEGGYAVETRSSLGWWGRRQTFTARGVVCAAGALGTFRLLWTSKRTGGLPNISGQLGNGARTNSEVIVGARTTARPMRLCEGIAIGSSLFVDDITHIEPVRYPDGSGAMFWLSTLCTDGGSRLGRPLHHILNCLRHPLAWVRVHWPFGWARRVLILLVMQTIDNRIRLVMRRKWWWPLGWFLTSESTDRPTPTYIPAANQAARRIAKRINGIPASAVTEVMLNVPLSAHILGGCTMGKGPEDGVVDKYGRVFGYENLYVTDGSIMPANLGVNPSLTITALAEYIMHHVPPRPEAWE is encoded by the coding sequence GTGACCTACGACGCAGACTTTGTCGTCATCGGTTCAGGATTCGGCGGCAGCGTCGCTGCGCTGCGCCTGGCCGAGAAAGGCTACCGGGTTCTGGTGCTCGAAAGCGGCCAGCGCTTTCGCGCCGAGGACTATGCCAGCACCAACTGGCAGCTGTGGAGATGGCTCTACATGCCGCGCCTGTTCTTCACCGGCATCCAGCGGTTGACGCTCCTGCGCAACGTCCTGGTGCTGAGCGGCGCAGGTGTAGGCGGAGGGAGCCTGGTCTATTGCGCCGTCCTGTTTGAGCCGCCTGACAGCTTCTTTCGCGACCCGCACTGGGCAGAGCTGGACCCTGACTGGAAAGCAACCCTGGCGCCCTTTTACGCGGAGGCAAAACGCATGTTAGGGGTGACGGTGCCCCCGCGTCTCTGGCAAAGCGATCAGCTGCTGCGTGACTACGCAGGGGAGATCGGCCGCGAAGAGCACCTTCGACCGGCGCAGGTAGGCATTTTTTTTGGGGAGCCGGGGTTGACCGTGCCCGACCCCTATTTCGGCGGCTTGGGTCCGCCGCGCGCCGGTTGTGACGCCAAGGCGCGCTGCATGGTTGGCTGCAAGGCGGGAGGGAAGAACTCCCTGGACCGCAACTACCTCTACTTAGCCGAGCGACTTGGCATGCGCATCTTGCCCCTCACGACGGCAACAAGAATTCGTGCTTTGGCCGAGGGTGGGTATGCCGTGGAGACCAGGTCCTCGTTGGGCTGGTGGGGCCGGCGACAGACGTTTACCGCGCGAGGAGTGGTCTGCGCAGCCGGCGCGCTGGGCACTTTCCGGTTGCTGTGGACAAGCAAGCGCACTGGCGGCTTGCCAAACATCTCCGGCCAGCTCGGCAACGGCGCCCGCACCAACAGCGAGGTCATTGTCGGGGCGCGCACCACCGCGCGGCCCATGCGCCTGTGCGAGGGAATCGCCATCGGCTCCAGCCTTTTTGTGGACGACATCACGCATATCGAGCCGGTGCGCTACCCGGACGGCTCCGGCGCCATGTTCTGGCTCTCCACTTTGTGCACCGACGGCGGCTCGCGCTTAGGCCGGCCACTGCACCACATCCTCAACTGCCTGCGTCATCCCCTTGCCTGGGTGCGCGTGCACTGGCCGTTCGGCTGGGCGCGCCGTGTGCTCATTCTGCTGGTGATGCAGACCATCGACAACCGCATTCGGCTGGTCATGCGCCGCAAGTGGTGGTGGCCTCTCGGCTGGTTCCTCACCTCCGAGTCCACCGATCGGCCCACGCCCACCTACATTCCGGCGGCCAACCAGGCGGCGCGGCGCATTGCCAAGCGCATAAACGGCATCCCGGCCAGCGCAGTGACCGAGGTGATGCTCAACGTGCCGCTTTCGGCGCACATCTTAGGCGGCTGCACCATGGGCAAAGGGCCAGAGGATGGGGTGGTGGACAAATACGGCCGCGTGTTCGGCTATGAGAACCTCTACGTCACCGATGGCTCCATCATGCCGGCGAATCTCGGCGTGAATCCCAGTCTGACGATTACGGCACTGGCAGAGTACATCATGCATCATGTGCCACCACGCCCCGAGGCGTGGGAGTGA
- a CDS encoding gamma-glutamyl-gamma-aminobutyrate hydrolase family protein (Members of this family of hydrolases with an active site Cys residue belong to MEROPS family C26.), protein MAHSKKSSTRTPKAMCLAATFFACAWLGATPVYAQLSERYFAEQQNPPMQVCVAVFYPTTGTLEELIALRREGLMPATDLLVVGVYHEKEIGDYQAARRYVEERQLDWVQFHRISGDLSPANIYQDNSCRNDFAQIVRLSDGAILFGGPDIPPQCYGHKTHLATAIKDVYRHYLDLTFVFYLLGGSQNNAHRPLLAEAPDYPLLGICLGAQTINVATGGTLVQDIWQVTYGKQTYEDVLRLGPERWHTNPYRGLYPDARLLGYHLHHIRLKQEGFFCQSLGFSPSDAPLVVSSHHQAVDKPGRGIVVAATSMDGRVVEAITHRTFKNVLGVQFHPDFPILWDAELRFRFTPEGEETSIRALLEADAPGLAFNRAVWIWFFGKAAERHRSRS, encoded by the coding sequence ATGGCACACTCCAAAAAGAGCTCGACGCGCACGCCAAAGGCAATGTGCCTGGCGGCAACCTTCTTCGCCTGCGCCTGGCTGGGCGCCACTCCCGTGTACGCCCAGCTCAGCGAGCGCTACTTTGCCGAGCAGCAGAACCCGCCCATGCAAGTGTGCGTCGCGGTCTTCTATCCGACGACTGGCACTCTGGAGGAGCTCATCGCCCTGCGCCGCGAGGGTCTCATGCCCGCGACCGACCTGCTGGTGGTGGGTGTCTACCACGAGAAGGAGATCGGCGACTACCAGGCTGCCCGCCGCTACGTGGAGGAGCGGCAGCTCGACTGGGTGCAATTCCACCGAATCAGCGGTGACTTGTCGCCGGCCAACATCTACCAGGACAATTCCTGCCGGAACGACTTTGCCCAGATCGTGCGGCTGAGCGACGGGGCCATCCTCTTCGGCGGCCCGGACATACCTCCGCAGTGTTACGGCCACAAGACACATCTGGCCACGGCGATCAAAGACGTGTACCGCCACTATCTGGACCTTACCTTCGTCTTCTACCTGCTGGGCGGATCGCAGAACAATGCCCATCGGCCCCTGCTGGCGGAGGCACCCGACTACCCCTTGCTGGGCATCTGCTTGGGGGCGCAGACCATCAACGTGGCCACGGGCGGCACCCTGGTGCAGGACATCTGGCAGGTGACCTATGGCAAGCAGACCTACGAGGACGTGTTGCGTCTGGGCCCGGAGCGCTGGCACACCAACCCCTATCGGGGCCTCTACCCAGACGCTCGCCTGCTCGGCTACCATCTGCACCACATCCGGCTCAAGCAAGAGGGCTTCTTCTGTCAGTCATTGGGGTTTTCCCCCTCGGACGCGCCGCTGGTGGTGAGCTCCCATCATCAGGCAGTGGACAAGCCTGGCAGGGGCATCGTGGTGGCAGCTACCAGCATGGACGGCCGCGTGGTGGAGGCCATCACGCACCGCACTTTCAAGAACGTGCTCGGCGTGCAGTTTCACCCGGATTTTCCCATCCTCTGGGACGCCGAGCTGCGCTTCAGATTCACGCCTGAGGGGGAAGAGACCAGCATCCGCGCGCTGTTGGAGGCGGATGCGCCGGGCCTCGCCTTCAACCGCGCTGTCTGGATCTGGTTCTTTGGCAAGGCAGCTGAGCGGCACCGCTCCCGATCCTGA
- a CDS encoding carbon-nitrogen hydrolase family protein, which produces MTAPLRLALVQQHATDDLGDNLRRAIAAVEQAAQQGARLVAFAELGLTPFYPRCPAGDNLQALAEPIPGPTTELFSKLAAQHKLVVVLNLFERRGAHTFDASPVIDADGRLCGVTRMVHIYEGPGFHEKGYYAPGPPTPIVHTTQVGRLGVAICYDRHFPEYMRLLRLQEAELVVVPQAGTVGEWPAGLFEAELQVASFQNGYFAALCNRVGNEGSLTFEGKSFVTAPDGRIVAQAPAGRDHLLLVDIDVAEVATCHAARHFLPDRRPEAYTDMCRSNES; this is translated from the coding sequence ATGACTGCCCCCCTCAGATTGGCTTTGGTTCAACAGCACGCCACAGATGACCTCGGCGACAATCTGCGGCGTGCGATTGCGGCCGTGGAGCAGGCGGCGCAACAGGGCGCGCGCCTCGTCGCCTTTGCCGAGCTCGGCCTGACGCCCTTTTACCCGCGGTGCCCTGCTGGCGACAACCTGCAGGCGCTGGCAGAACCGATTCCGGGGCCGACAACGGAGCTCTTCAGCAAGCTTGCTGCGCAACACAAGCTGGTCGTGGTGCTCAATCTTTTCGAGCGGCGCGGCGCGCACACCTTCGACGCCTCGCCGGTCATCGATGCCGACGGCCGGCTCTGCGGCGTGACGCGCATGGTGCACATCTACGAGGGGCCAGGCTTCCACGAAAAGGGCTACTATGCTCCCGGCCCGCCGACTCCCATAGTGCACACGACGCAGGTGGGACGCCTGGGCGTGGCCATCTGCTACGACCGGCACTTCCCGGAGTACATGCGCCTGCTCCGCCTGCAGGAGGCCGAGCTGGTAGTTGTACCCCAGGCCGGAACAGTCGGCGAGTGGCCAGCTGGCCTGTTCGAGGCGGAGCTCCAGGTGGCTTCGTTCCAAAACGGCTACTTCGCCGCGCTGTGCAATCGCGTAGGCAACGAGGGTTCCCTCACTTTTGAGGGCAAGTCGTTCGTCACTGCTCCGGACGGCAGGATAGTCGCGCAAGCGCCGGCAGGGCGCGATCACCTCCTGCTCGTGGACATCGACGTGGCGGAGGTCGCCACCTGCCACGCGGCACGCCACTTCCTGCCAGACCGACGACCGGAAGCGTACACCGATATGTGCCGAAGCAACGAATCGTAA